In the Euphorbia lathyris chromosome 5, ddEupLath1.1, whole genome shotgun sequence genome, one interval contains:
- the LOC136229980 gene encoding probable xyloglucan endotransglucosylase/hydrolase protein 6, with translation MYPKSNYFFYALAFAFSISSVSAKPATFLQDFRVTWSESHIKQLDGGRAIQLVLDQNSGCGFASKYQYLFGRVSMRIKLVPGDSAGTVTAFYMNSDTDNVRDELDFEFLGNRTGQPYTVQTNIYAHGKGDREQRINLWFDPSADFHLYSILWNHHHIVFSVDDVPIRVYKNNEAKGIPFPKFQGMGVYSTLWEADDWATRGGLEKIDWSKAPFYAYYKDFDIEGCPVPGPANCPSNPANWWESSTYQSLNALQARRYRWVRVNHMIYDYCTDKSRYPVTPPECTAGI, from the exons ATGTATCCCAAATCCAATTATTTCTTTTATGCTCTTGCATTTGCATTTTCTATCTCTTCAGTTTCAGCCAAACCAGCAACTTTCCTTCAAGATTTCAGAGTCACCTGGTCTGAATCCCATATTAAGCAACTTGATGGAGGCAGAGCTATCCAACTTGTTCTAGACCAAAACTCAG GATGTGGGTTTGCCTCCAAGTATCAGtacttgtttggtcgtgttagCATGAGAATCAAGCTTGTTCCTGGAGATTCTGCCGGAACTGTCACCGCTTTCTAT ATGAATTCGGACACGGACAATGTAAGAGATGAACTGGACTTTGAGTTCTTGGGGAATAGGACAGGACAACCTTACACAGTCCAAACAAACATCTATGCTCATGGAAAGGGTGATAGAGAGCAAAGGATTAACTTGTGGTTTGACCCTTCTGCTGACTTCCATCTCTACTCCATTCTTTGGAATCATCACCACATTGT TTTCTCTGTAGATGATGTACCTATAAGAGTATACAAAAACAATGAAGCAAAAGGAATCCCATTTCCCAAATTTCAAGGAATGGGTGTTTATTCTACTTTATGGGAAGCTGATGATTGGGCTACTAGAGGTGGTCTAGAAAAAATTGACTGGAGCAAAGCACCTTTCTACGCGTACTATAAAGATTTCGATATCGAAGGATGTCCGGTTCCAGGTCCAGCCAATTGCCCCTCTAATCCCGCTAATTGGTGGGAAAGTTCCACTTATCAATCCCTTAATGCTTTGCAAGCTAGAAGATACAGATGggtccgagtcaaccacatgaTCTATGATTACTGTACCGATAAATCTCGATACCCGGTCACCCCACCAGAATGCACGGCCGGAATATGA
- the LOC136230122 gene encoding uncharacterized protein isoform X2 — translation MYPNFPPSVSADVPYIFNVKWSKNSRLKDLVQQFQQHLEKLQEFWSTLEDIDNSLCVVDPKPQSRATSFRQISIGTDCIIMLFLNAKDPRSLPEYRFLGSDPNLNSLRKLWLRNSNGWTKNRTFLENLSSILETELPKRLDAQTSDQQTECGICYAQRLPIDEELGPRSGTETDYTCDNINCNRAFHSVCLGDWLRSITTTRQSYNVLFGNCPYCSEPVAVKMNDSKN, via the exons ATGTATCCAAATTTTCCACCTTCAGTTTCAGCA GACGTACCATATATATTCAATGTCAAATGGTCAAAGAATTCGAGATTGAAAGATTTGGTGCAACAGTTCCAGCAG CATTTGGAGAAACTTCAAGAATTTTGGTCCACTTTGGAGGATATTGATAATTCTCTTTGTGTTGTTGATCCAAAACCCCAATCTCGCGCTACGTCTTTTCGCCAGATCAGTATAG GAACTGACTGTATCATAATGTTGTTCTTAAATGCTAAAGATCCTAGATCGTTACCAGA GTACCGTTTCCTGGGTTCAGATCCAAATTTAAACTCTTTGAGAAAGTTATGGCTGAGAAATAGCAACGGATG GACAAAGAACAGAACATTCCTTGAAAATCTCTCATCCATTCTGGAAACTGAACTGCCAAAGCGGCTAGATGCACAGACGAGTGATCAGCAAACGGAGTGTGGAATCTGTTATGCTCAACGGCTTCCAATTG ATGAAGAGCTTGGACCTAGGAGTGGAACTGAAACGGATTATACATGTGATAATATCAACTGCAACAGGGCATTTCATAGTGTTTGTCTTGGGGACTGGCTACGCTCTATTACAACAACAAGGCA ATCATATAATGTCTTGTTTGGGAATTGCCCCTATTGTTCAGAGCCTGTTGCAGTTAAAATGAATGACTCGAAGAACTAA
- the LOC136230122 gene encoding uncharacterized protein isoform X1 yields the protein MESTEQNRCKELANSSSICRSIYSEIEEVGWEHLVNLAGDLTFLSFRVRDKRERVHILEVQLDRMYPNFPPSVSADVPYIFNVKWSKNSRLKDLVQQFQQHLEKLQEFWSTLEDIDNSLCVVDPKPQSRATSFRQISIGTDCIIMLFLNAKDPRSLPEYRFLGSDPNLNSLRKLWLRNSNGWTKNRTFLENLSSILETELPKRLDAQTSDQQTECGICYAQRLPIDEELGPRSGTETDYTCDNINCNRAFHSVCLGDWLRSITTTRQSYNVLFGNCPYCSEPVAVKMNDSKN from the exons ATG GAATCTACTGAACAGAATAGATGCAAAGAGTTAGCAAATTCGTCTTCGATCTGTCGCTCCATATACTCAGAG ATAGAAGAGGTTGGATGGGAGCATCTAGTGAATTTGGCTGGAGATCTAACATTTCTTAGTTTTCGCGTTAG AGACAAAAGGGAAAGAGTGCATATTCTTGAAGTTCAATTGGATAGGATGTATCCAAATTTTCCACCTTCAGTTTCAGCA GACGTACCATATATATTCAATGTCAAATGGTCAAAGAATTCGAGATTGAAAGATTTGGTGCAACAGTTCCAGCAG CATTTGGAGAAACTTCAAGAATTTTGGTCCACTTTGGAGGATATTGATAATTCTCTTTGTGTTGTTGATCCAAAACCCCAATCTCGCGCTACGTCTTTTCGCCAGATCAGTATAG GAACTGACTGTATCATAATGTTGTTCTTAAATGCTAAAGATCCTAGATCGTTACCAGA GTACCGTTTCCTGGGTTCAGATCCAAATTTAAACTCTTTGAGAAAGTTATGGCTGAGAAATAGCAACGGATG GACAAAGAACAGAACATTCCTTGAAAATCTCTCATCCATTCTGGAAACTGAACTGCCAAAGCGGCTAGATGCACAGACGAGTGATCAGCAAACGGAGTGTGGAATCTGTTATGCTCAACGGCTTCCAATTG ATGAAGAGCTTGGACCTAGGAGTGGAACTGAAACGGATTATACATGTGATAATATCAACTGCAACAGGGCATTTCATAGTGTTTGTCTTGGGGACTGGCTACGCTCTATTACAACAACAAGGCA ATCATATAATGTCTTGTTTGGGAATTGCCCCTATTGTTCAGAGCCTGTTGCAGTTAAAATGAATGACTCGAAGAACTAA